In Taeniopygia guttata chromosome 2, bTaeGut7.mat, whole genome shotgun sequence, one genomic interval encodes:
- the BHLHE22 gene encoding class E basic helix-loop-helix protein 22, with amino-acid sequence MERALGLPAEEDLFHKSLAASAKRMESAFRSPPGLDLSHPRDRQPSPLACYEASEPEALLQPGVGGDPLALPPGSVCVKYGESASRSSVAESSGGEQSPDDDSDGRCELVLRGAGGDPRVASPAAGGGGGGGGGLKAAEGSCSNSHGHGGSKKSKEQKALRLNINARERRRMHDLNDALDELRAVIPYAHSPSVRKLSKIATLLLAKNYILMQAQALEEMRRLVAYLNQGQAISAASLPSSAAAAAAAAAALHPALGAYEQAAGYPFSAGLPPATSCPEKCAIFNSVSSSLCKQCTEKP; translated from the coding sequence ATGGAGCGGGCGCTGGGGCTGCCCGCAGAAGAGGACCTCTTCCACAAGAGCCTCGCCGCCTCGGCCAAGCGCATGGAGTCCGCCTTCCGCTCGCCCCCGGGGCTCGACCTTTCCCACCCCCGCGACCGCCAGCCCTCGCCGCTCGCCTGCTACGAGGCGTCGGAGCCCGAGGCGCTGCTGCAGCCCGGAGTCGGCGGCGACCCGCTGGCTCTGCCGCCGGGCTCCGTCTGCGTCAAGTACGGCGAGAGCGCCAGCCGCAGCTCGGTGGCCGAGAGCAGCGGCGGCGAGCAGAGCCCCGACGACGACAGCGACGGCCGCTGCGAGCTGGTGCTGCGCGGCGCCGGGGGGGACCCGCGCGTCGCCtcgccggcggcgggcggcggcggaggggggggcggggggctgAAGGCGGccgagggcagctgctccaACAGCCACGGGCACGGCGGCAGCAAGAAGTCCAAGGAGCAGAAGGCGCTGCGGCTCAACATCAacgcgcgggagcggcggcggatGCACGACCTGAACGACGCGCTGGACGAGCTGCGGGCGGTCATCCCCTACGCGCACAGTCCCTCGGTGCGGAAGCTCTCCAAGATCGCCACGCTCCTCCTGGCCAAGAACTACATCCTGATGCAGGCGCAGGCCCTGGAGGAGATGCGGCGCTTGGTGGCTTATCTCAACCAGGGCCAGGCCATCTCGGCCgcttccctgcccagctccgcggcggcggcggcggcagcggcggcggcgctgcaCCCCGCCCTCGGCGCCTACGAGCAGGCGGCCGGTTACCCCTTCAGCGCCGGGCTGCCCCCCGCCACCTCCTGCCCGGAAAAATGTGCCATCTTCAACAGCGTCTCCTCCAGCCTCTGCAAACAGTGCACGGAGAAGCCTTAA